The Bifidobacterium animalis subsp. animalis ATCC 25527 genome has a segment encoding these proteins:
- a CDS encoding helix-turn-helix transcriptional regulator, translating into MAEGSNGRRRFSDKWGKHELDVLAVLSSAFPQWLTSRQIAQRVKAYADSYGELADQAAKAAFAKQFQRDRAKLAAMGIAIESRQPEYSSKSEGQDFASYRLQLGDEPRIRLKFQPEDMPVLAAANYLARSMSMSSAPQPQPQHVSRTAPRVPQTPIPGLGLDSIAPGLGTQHIPENLVKEVDSRRFAATLSVNGESLNVAYTDTDDLVMFVLEHPNTSIVNPPEAVDAFRRRLNAAIGFQLADDSANMSSAKVAAHAIDAGDEAEDEDGANGKSHKKSSFQTGSEVDRRLRLMLFLSAHMGEEYSLSELAVRFIGVPKNDDERKKFVQTIHKDINTLTTVSDDGEMAGSQFFDIDWSLLESEGIVCATNSLGLERLAGISPQYMSMLTASVNYLAHAPLLPAEERNQAVDLYDRLRQYVEPGQTPWLSLTGYEVEPRSFGIVKKAIAEHALLDMKYTDGSGRIRERLVAPSKIYVDEGVYYVALWTDVEDVAPAALHKIVHKDMTINKETGEPRIWQILRIARIEEAAEVEPTKPVQIPDVSVSDLRKWSIETSTAAAFITDQPHLEFIRTLADAEVEPCGEGEKVRLQIQSDSWFVAFCIAHARHILAVAPETLRTMIIARAKRELSMLDENGGSHSAEEHHSR; encoded by the coding sequence ATGGCTGAGGGTAGTAACGGCAGGCGCCGCTTCTCGGATAAGTGGGGCAAGCATGAGCTTGATGTGCTGGCAGTGTTGTCGTCCGCTTTTCCGCAATGGCTGACTTCCCGCCAGATCGCCCAGCGTGTGAAGGCATACGCTGACTCCTACGGCGAACTGGCTGATCAGGCCGCAAAGGCGGCTTTCGCAAAACAATTCCAACGTGACCGCGCAAAGCTGGCGGCCATGGGAATCGCCATAGAGTCACGGCAACCTGAATACTCCTCGAAGTCCGAAGGTCAGGATTTCGCCTCGTACCGCCTCCAGCTCGGCGACGAGCCCCGTATCCGGCTGAAGTTCCAGCCGGAAGACATGCCGGTGTTGGCGGCCGCCAACTATCTCGCGCGATCGATGTCCATGTCGTCCGCCCCACAACCTCAACCGCAACACGTCTCTCGCACGGCACCGCGCGTGCCGCAGACGCCGATTCCCGGTCTCGGCCTTGATTCGATCGCACCTGGTCTGGGCACTCAGCACATCCCCGAGAATCTGGTGAAGGAGGTGGATTCCCGCCGATTCGCCGCCACGCTTTCCGTGAACGGCGAAAGCCTGAATGTCGCCTACACCGACACCGACGATCTCGTCATGTTCGTGCTTGAGCATCCGAATACCTCCATTGTGAATCCGCCGGAGGCCGTCGATGCATTCCGTCGACGCCTCAATGCGGCCATCGGCTTCCAGCTCGCCGATGACTCCGCAAACATGTCCAGCGCCAAGGTGGCGGCCCATGCCATTGATGCCGGCGACGAGGCGGAGGACGAAGACGGTGCGAACGGCAAGAGCCACAAGAAGAGCTCGTTCCAGACGGGAAGCGAAGTGGACCGCCGTCTGCGTCTCATGCTGTTCCTCTCCGCACACATGGGGGAGGAGTATTCGCTCTCTGAACTCGCCGTGCGCTTCATTGGCGTCCCCAAGAACGACGACGAGCGCAAGAAGTTCGTGCAGACGATTCACAAGGACATCAACACCCTCACCACCGTCTCCGACGATGGGGAGATGGCCGGCAGCCAGTTCTTCGACATCGACTGGTCGTTGCTCGAATCCGAAGGCATCGTCTGTGCCACGAACTCCCTCGGTCTTGAACGCCTCGCCGGAATCTCGCCGCAGTACATGAGCATGCTCACCGCATCGGTGAACTATCTGGCCCATGCGCCATTGCTGCCCGCCGAAGAGCGCAATCAAGCGGTTGATCTCTACGACCGTCTGCGCCAGTATGTAGAACCCGGACAAACCCCTTGGCTGAGCCTGACCGGCTATGAGGTGGAACCGCGTTCCTTCGGCATTGTGAAGAAGGCAATCGCTGAGCATGCACTGCTGGACATGAAGTACACCGACGGCTCGGGCCGTATTCGTGAGCGTTTGGTGGCGCCGTCCAAAATCTACGTGGACGAAGGCGTGTATTACGTGGCCTTGTGGACCGATGTGGAAGACGTCGCTCCAGCGGCGCTGCACAAGATCGTGCATAAGGACATGACGATTAACAAGGAGACCGGAGAACCTCGAATCTGGCAGATCCTGCGCATCGCGCGCATAGAGGAGGCCGCAGAGGTGGAACCGACCAAGCCGGTGCAGATTCCAGATGTCTCTGTAAGCGACCTGCGCAAATGGAGCATCGAGACCTCCACCGCCGCCGCCTTCATCACCGATCAACCGCATCTGGAGTTCATACGCACACTCGCCGATGCCGAGGTGGAGCCATGCGGCGAAGGGGAAAAGGTCCGACTGCAGATTCAATCTGATTCGTGGTTCGTGGCGTTCTGCATTGCTCATGCGCGCCACATTCTGGCTGTGGCACCGGAGACCTTGCGCACGATGATTATCGCACGCGCCAAGCGTGAGCTGAGCATGCTCGACGAGAACGGCGGCTCCCATTCAGCCGAGGAGCATCATAGCCGCTGA
- a CDS encoding UTP--glucose-1-phosphate uridylyltransferase: protein MTDAFERTAEKMKAHGLSETAIAQFEHLYDVWKHEDGTTWIREEDIEPVQDIPNFAQIYETINHDKAVDAFAKTAFLKLNGGLGTSMGLDCAKSLLPVRRHKAKQMRFIDIILGQVETARNRLGVKLPLTFMNSFRTSSDTMKVLNRDKRFHQEDVPMEIIQHVEPKIDLSTGAPVSFPANPDLEWCPPGHGDLYSTLWESGLLDILESHGFKYLFISNSDNLGARPSRTLAQHFENTGAPFMIEVSKRTEADRKGGHIVRDKVTGRLMLREMTQVAPEDAAEAKNIAKHPYFNTNNIWVRIDSLREKLAQSNGVLPLPVIRNYKTVDPTDASTTKVIQLETAMGAAVSLFNGAICVEVDRMRFLPVKTTDDLFIMRSDRFHLTDQYEMEDGNYIFPNVQLDTRFYKNIHDFDDRFPYGVPSLAAAASVTVEGDWTFGRDVNFYGEATLHDEGRPSYVPNGEFVGPQGIEPDEWL from the coding sequence ATGACCGACGCATTCGAGCGAACCGCCGAGAAGATGAAGGCCCATGGCCTGAGCGAGACGGCCATAGCCCAATTCGAGCATCTCTATGATGTGTGGAAGCACGAGGACGGCACCACTTGGATTCGCGAGGAGGACATCGAGCCGGTTCAGGACATTCCCAATTTCGCGCAGATCTATGAGACGATCAACCACGACAAGGCGGTCGACGCATTCGCCAAGACGGCGTTCCTCAAGCTCAACGGCGGTCTGGGAACCTCAATGGGGCTCGACTGCGCAAAATCATTATTGCCGGTTCGCAGGCACAAGGCCAAGCAAATGCGCTTCATCGACATCATTCTCGGACAGGTGGAAACCGCACGCAACCGACTGGGCGTGAAGCTCCCGCTGACGTTCATGAACTCGTTCCGCACATCGTCCGACACCATGAAGGTGCTCAACCGAGACAAGCGGTTCCATCAGGAGGATGTTCCGATGGAGATCATCCAGCACGTGGAGCCCAAGATCGACCTCTCCACAGGGGCGCCGGTATCATTCCCCGCCAATCCCGATCTCGAATGGTGCCCACCGGGACACGGCGACCTGTATTCGACCCTATGGGAATCGGGTCTGCTCGACATTCTCGAAAGCCACGGATTCAAGTACCTGTTCATCTCGAACTCCGACAATCTGGGTGCACGCCCGTCACGCACTCTGGCCCAGCACTTCGAAAACACCGGCGCTCCGTTCATGATCGAAGTGTCGAAACGTACCGAAGCGGATCGCAAGGGTGGTCACATCGTTCGCGACAAGGTCACCGGTAGGCTCATGCTGCGTGAGATGACGCAGGTGGCTCCCGAAGACGCGGCGGAAGCCAAGAACATCGCCAAGCATCCGTATTTCAATACGAACAACATCTGGGTGCGCATCGACTCCCTACGCGAGAAACTGGCACAGAGCAACGGCGTGCTTCCATTGCCTGTCATTCGCAATTACAAGACCGTCGACCCAACGGATGCCTCCACCACCAAGGTGATTCAGCTCGAGACCGCGATGGGCGCTGCGGTGAGTCTGTTCAACGGGGCAATCTGCGTCGAGGTGGACCGCATGCGCTTCCTGCCGGTAAAAACCACCGACGATCTGTTCATCATGCGCTCCGACCGCTTCCATCTGACTGATCAGTACGAGATGGAGGACGGCAACTACATCTTCCCGAACGTCCAGCTTGACACGCGCTTCTATAAGAACATCCATGATTTCGACGACCGGTTCCCCTATGGCGTGCCATCGCTCGCAGCGGCTGCCTCGGTCACGGTGGAGGGGGATTGGACCTTCGGCCGCGATGTGAACTTCTATGGTGAGGCGACATTGCATGATGAGGGACGGCCGAGTTATGTCCCAAACGGCGAATTCGTGGGACCGCAGGGTATAGAGCCCGACGAATGGCTGTAG
- the der gene encoding bifunctional cytidylate kinase/GTPase Der, with protein MIRVAIDGPAGVGKSSSSKALADYFGFAYLDTGAMYRACTWWCLERGVDLDAAHVDEQQVTEIVAAFFTDSHFDISVDPQHPGVFADDVDISEQIRSQEVSSHVSRLAAIIPVRNVLIAAQRAYIAAQSADDSFSHGRGVVAEGRDITDVVEPGAEVRILLTAREEVRQARRNKQEQAGGVGSDDVAKRDAADSKVTHFTEASDGVTTIDNSDIDFGETLDLMIGLVDDAIEEQEYRQYAANLDDYELDEGDEGLLDGSAFSAGGESDRRKAVGVIAVVGRPNVGKSTLVNRILGRRAAVVEDTPGVTRDRVSYDAEWAGTDFKLVDTGGWEADVEGIDSAIASQAQIAVELADSVIFVVDALTGLTQTDERIVKLLRQDGKPVTVAVNKIDDQISEYMAAEFWKLGLGEPYPISAMHGRGVGDLLDEAVAQMKSAEKTSGFLTPSHLRRVALVGRPNVGKSSLLNQLSHSERSVVNELAGTTRDPVDEIVTIDGEDYLFIDTAGIKRRQHKLSGAEYYSSLRTQAAIERSELALVLFDASIPISDQDLKVMSTAVDAGRAVVLVFNKWDLMDEFDRQRMERLWKTEFDRVTWAQRVNLSAKTGWHTNRLAKAMTQALESWDKRIPTGKLNAFLGKIQASHPHPVRGGKQPRILFATQASSRPPRFVIFATGFLEHGYRRFLERSLREEFGFEGSPIQISVNIREKKRRK; from the coding sequence ATGATTCGTGTGGCAATCGATGGCCCTGCCGGCGTGGGCAAGTCGTCTTCGTCGAAGGCCCTTGCGGACTATTTTGGGTTCGCCTACCTCGACACGGGCGCCATGTATCGTGCATGCACATGGTGGTGCCTGGAGCGCGGGGTCGACCTGGATGCGGCCCATGTGGACGAGCAGCAGGTGACGGAGATCGTGGCGGCCTTCTTCACCGACAGCCATTTCGACATCAGCGTCGACCCCCAGCATCCCGGCGTCTTCGCCGACGACGTCGACATCAGCGAGCAGATTCGCTCGCAGGAGGTCTCATCCCACGTATCCAGACTCGCGGCGATCATACCGGTGCGCAACGTGCTCATCGCGGCGCAACGTGCCTACATCGCGGCTCAAAGCGCCGATGATTCGTTCTCGCACGGCCGTGGTGTCGTAGCCGAGGGGCGTGACATCACCGACGTCGTGGAACCCGGTGCGGAGGTGCGCATTCTGCTCACGGCCCGCGAGGAGGTGCGTCAGGCACGTCGTAACAAGCAGGAGCAGGCCGGTGGCGTGGGCAGCGATGACGTAGCGAAACGCGACGCCGCCGACTCGAAAGTCACCCACTTCACGGAGGCTTCGGATGGTGTGACGACGATTGACAACTCCGACATCGATTTCGGGGAGACGCTCGATCTGATGATTGGTCTGGTCGACGACGCGATCGAAGAACAGGAATACCGGCAATATGCCGCCAATCTCGACGATTACGAACTTGATGAGGGCGATGAGGGTCTGCTCGACGGCTCCGCATTCAGTGCAGGCGGAGAGTCGGACCGCCGCAAGGCGGTGGGCGTCATCGCAGTGGTGGGTCGTCCGAACGTGGGCAAGTCGACATTGGTGAACCGTATTCTCGGACGTCGTGCCGCGGTTGTGGAGGACACGCCGGGCGTCACCCGTGATCGGGTGAGCTATGACGCCGAATGGGCGGGCACTGACTTCAAACTGGTGGACACCGGCGGCTGGGAGGCCGACGTCGAAGGCATCGACTCCGCCATCGCATCCCAGGCTCAGATTGCCGTTGAGTTGGCGGACTCCGTGATCTTTGTGGTCGATGCGCTCACCGGGCTCACACAGACCGACGAGCGCATCGTGAAGCTACTGCGTCAGGACGGCAAACCCGTCACCGTTGCAGTGAACAAGATCGACGACCAGATCAGCGAATATATGGCCGCTGAATTCTGGAAGCTCGGGCTTGGTGAACCGTACCCGATCTCTGCCATGCACGGCAGGGGAGTGGGTGACCTGCTCGATGAGGCCGTTGCGCAAATGAAAAGCGCCGAAAAGACCTCCGGTTTCCTCACGCCATCCCATCTGCGCCGTGTGGCGTTAGTGGGGCGCCCTAACGTGGGTAAGTCGTCGCTGCTCAACCAACTCTCACACTCGGAACGCTCGGTGGTGAACGAGCTTGCCGGCACCACGCGCGATCCTGTGGATGAAATCGTGACCATCGACGGCGAGGATTACCTGTTCATCGACACGGCGGGCATCAAACGTCGCCAGCACAAGCTGTCGGGCGCGGAGTACTACTCGTCGCTGCGCACCCAAGCGGCCATCGAACGCTCCGAGCTCGCCTTGGTACTGTTCGACGCCTCCATTCCGATCTCCGATCAGGATCTCAAGGTCATGAGCACGGCGGTGGATGCAGGCCGCGCAGTGGTGCTCGTATTCAACAAATGGGATCTCATGGATGAATTCGACCGCCAGCGCATGGAGCGGTTATGGAAGACCGAATTCGACCGTGTCACTTGGGCTCAACGCGTGAATCTCTCGGCGAAGACCGGCTGGCACACGAACCGTTTGGCCAAGGCGATGACGCAGGCGCTCGAATCTTGGGACAAGCGTATTCCGACGGGCAAACTCAACGCATTCCTCGGCAAGATCCAAGCCTCGCACCCGCATCCGGTACGGGGTGGCAAACAGCCTCGCATTCTGTTCGCTACCCAGGCGTCAAGTCGGCCGCCGCGCTTCGTGATCTTCGCTACTGGCTTCCTGGAGCACGGATACCGACGCTTCCTGGAGCGTTCGCTACGTGAGGAATTCGGATTTGAGGGATCGCCGATCCAGATCTCGGTGAATATTCGCGAAAAGAAGCGCCGTAAGTAG
- a CDS encoding pseudouridine synthase — MPHIYSQARKQYENDGDGIRLQKLLAQAGFGSRRKCEEMITDGRVEVDGELVTELGTRVDPKRQQVRVDGSRIRLNPRHITLALNKPRKVLSTMDDPKGRYTLRDIVGDKYERIFHMGRLDYDSEGLILMTNDGELSQHVMHPKYEVEKTYIATLEGHMSGTVCRRLVRTGVQLDDGWIKLDHCSIIDSNRDQTIVKVVLHSGRNRIVRRIFGAIGFPVKRLVRTQIGPIKLGDIKSGSYRVLSQDEVRALSKEVGL; from the coding sequence ATGCCACACATCTACAGCCAAGCCAGAAAACAATATGAGAACGACGGCGACGGTATTCGCCTGCAGAAGCTTCTGGCGCAGGCGGGATTTGGATCCCGCCGCAAATGCGAGGAAATGATCACCGACGGCCGTGTCGAGGTCGATGGCGAACTCGTCACCGAACTGGGCACCCGAGTCGACCCGAAACGCCAGCAAGTACGCGTCGATGGCTCACGCATACGACTGAATCCGCGGCACATCACCTTGGCATTGAACAAGCCACGCAAGGTGCTGAGCACGATGGACGACCCGAAGGGGCGCTATACGTTGCGTGACATCGTCGGCGACAAATATGAGCGCATCTTCCACATGGGGCGCCTGGACTACGATTCCGAGGGCCTTATCCTCATGACGAACGACGGCGAACTAAGCCAGCATGTCATGCATCCGAAATACGAGGTGGAGAAGACCTACATCGCCACATTGGAAGGGCATATGAGCGGCACGGTATGCCGTCGTCTCGTACGCACCGGCGTGCAGCTCGACGACGGCTGGATCAAGCTCGACCACTGCTCGATCATCGATTCGAACCGTGACCAGACCATCGTGAAGGTGGTGCTCCATTCTGGACGCAACCGCATTGTCCGCCGCATCTTCGGGGCTATCGGCTTCCCGGTCAAACGGCTGGTGCGTACGCAGATCGGCCCGATCAAGCTCGGTGACATCAAATCCGGGTCCTACCGTGTGCTGTCGCAGGATGAGGTTCGCGCACTCTCGAAGGAGGTCGGTCTATGA
- a CDS encoding MIP/aquaporin family protein produces the protein MTDTTTTASVQPKKGHDLWARALSEFAGSLLICFAIYLMCTFGSAFYNVNLAFVTVGVGMIYAAMTAIFARISGAQFNPAVTVAAMLTSKTKVWDGICYIVAQILGAIVAGGLLRLVLPTSESVAANQWYAMAVNGYDKGSSLYTSLNSLGLTFNITVAIIVELLASIIVVAAAMVSMRRHGKVRSDYALVMGVAYAAASAMSFPVTGASINPARATGIAVFAQGQGLTQEPLAQLWVFWVTAILAAAIVALVIIVSQLLGTPKTSVDSDVAEAAMAQVGEVPVEDEAEAVQVAEAENYNVPLTGEQADNDYSVIEEEDAEEETEQDDSQTDSADGVERR, from the coding sequence ATGACCGATACGACAACAACCGCTTCAGTCCAGCCAAAGAAAGGGCATGATCTGTGGGCGCGCGCACTCTCCGAGTTCGCTGGGTCCCTGCTCATCTGCTTCGCCATCTATCTCATGTGCACTTTCGGTTCGGCGTTCTATAACGTGAACCTTGCCTTCGTCACCGTCGGCGTTGGCATGATCTATGCGGCTATGACCGCAATCTTCGCACGAATCTCCGGCGCACAGTTCAATCCGGCCGTCACCGTGGCCGCCATGCTCACCTCGAAGACGAAGGTGTGGGACGGCATCTGCTACATCGTCGCGCAGATCCTCGGCGCCATTGTCGCCGGCGGATTGCTCAGGCTTGTGCTACCCACCTCCGAAAGCGTCGCCGCCAACCAGTGGTATGCAATGGCAGTGAACGGATACGACAAGGGTTCGTCGCTGTACACATCGCTCAATTCGCTGGGACTCACGTTCAACATCACCGTCGCCATCATCGTCGAGCTGCTTGCCTCCATCATCGTCGTGGCAGCCGCCATGGTCTCGATGCGCAGGCACGGCAAGGTGAGGTCGGACTATGCGTTGGTGATGGGTGTTGCCTATGCCGCCGCGTCAGCCATGAGTTTCCCCGTGACGGGTGCCTCCATCAATCCTGCTCGTGCCACTGGCATCGCCGTGTTCGCCCAGGGGCAGGGCCTCACGCAGGAACCGCTTGCCCAGCTCTGGGTGTTCTGGGTCACTGCCATTCTCGCCGCCGCTATTGTGGCGTTGGTGATCATTGTCTCCCAGCTGCTTGGCACTCCGAAGACCAGCGTCGACTCGGATGTGGCCGAGGCCGCCATGGCACAGGTCGGTGAGGTTCCGGTGGAAGATGAGGCCGAGGCGGTTCAGGTCGCCGAGGCAGAGAACTACAATGTTCCACTGACCGGAGAACAGGCTGACAACGACTATTCAGTGATTGAGGAAGAGGACGCTGAGGAAGAGACCGAACAGGATGACTCCCAGACCGATTCCGCAGATGGAGTCGAACGTCGCTGA
- a CDS encoding DUF3017 domain-containing protein, whose product MSSHHPYVSESHEGKPAFEWGVALCVVVSTILAACGKAMAATVLLSVTAIGTGVLRAVLRERSPWKIRSATFDSICGIGLGVILFGLFLSVLFLNH is encoded by the coding sequence ATGAGCAGCCATCATCCATATGTCTCTGAGAGCCATGAGGGCAAACCCGCATTCGAATGGGGAGTGGCGCTCTGTGTGGTGGTCTCTACCATATTGGCGGCATGTGGCAAAGCAATGGCCGCCACAGTCCTACTGTCTGTGACGGCCATTGGAACCGGTGTGCTACGGGCTGTGTTGCGGGAACGCAGCCCTTGGAAGATTCGCTCAGCGACGTTCGACTCCATCTGCGGAATCGGTCTGGGAGTCATCCTGTTCGGTCTCTTCCTCAGCGTCCTCTTCCTCAATCACTGA
- the purH gene encoding bifunctional phosphoribosylaminoimidazolecarboxamide formyltransferase/IMP cyclohydrolase: MTTNRPIRRALVSVFHKEGIEVLAQAFIDAGTEVVSTGSTANKLAELGVNVIEVSQVTGFPECLDGRVKTLDPHIHAGILADMTNEDHARQLEEFGIKPFDLVVVNLYPFADTVRSGAGESDVIEKIDIGGPSMVRGAAKNSATVAIVTDPKDYALVAARIENGEGFSLEERRWLAAKAFAHTAAYDATINEWTGTHWPKPASIDETIDTIAGAGAEDPTEQAKLGKFPAQYTRSWNRAHILRYGENPHQDAALYVDPLNVRGFADAEQLGGKPMSYNNYVDADAAWRAVWDFAPQIAVAVVKHNNPCGLAVGTTVAQAHRKAHACDPMSAYGGVIASNATVTLEMAEYIRPIFTEVIVAPDYEPEALALLQAKKKNLRILKVAEPPKAKYQFKQIDGGLLVQSTDLIDAPGDHPDAWKLVAGEAADERTLKDLEFAWRAIRCVKSNAILIADDMATVGIGMGQVNRVDSAHLAVERANTLDDGHNRTKGAVAASDAFFPFADGAEILIDAGVRAIVQPGGSIRDEEVFEAARKANVTMYVTGTRHFLH; the protein is encoded by the coding sequence GTGACGACTAACCGACCGATTCGCAGGGCGTTGGTCTCGGTATTCCACAAGGAGGGCATCGAAGTGCTGGCCCAGGCATTCATTGATGCCGGAACCGAGGTGGTGTCCACTGGTTCAACCGCGAATAAGCTGGCAGAGCTCGGTGTGAATGTGATCGAAGTATCGCAGGTGACCGGTTTCCCGGAATGCCTCGACGGACGTGTCAAGACGCTTGATCCGCACATCCATGCCGGGATTCTGGCTGATATGACGAATGAGGACCATGCCCGGCAGCTCGAGGAATTCGGTATCAAGCCATTCGACCTGGTGGTGGTCAATCTGTATCCGTTCGCCGATACCGTGCGATCGGGAGCTGGGGAGTCCGACGTCATCGAAAAGATTGACATTGGCGGACCATCCATGGTTCGCGGGGCTGCGAAAAACAGCGCCACGGTCGCTATTGTCACCGATCCGAAGGACTATGCCCTGGTGGCCGCGCGCATCGAGAACGGCGAGGGATTCTCCTTGGAGGAACGCCGTTGGCTGGCGGCGAAGGCCTTCGCCCACACAGCCGCCTACGATGCCACGATCAACGAGTGGACCGGAACCCATTGGCCAAAACCAGCGAGCATCGACGAGACCATCGACACCATCGCTGGGGCGGGTGCCGAGGATCCGACCGAGCAGGCGAAGCTTGGCAAGTTCCCGGCCCAATACACCCGCTCCTGGAACCGCGCGCATATTCTGCGATACGGTGAGAACCCCCATCAGGATGCCGCCCTGTACGTAGATCCGCTCAATGTCCGCGGGTTCGCCGACGCCGAGCAGCTTGGCGGCAAACCCATGAGCTATAACAACTATGTGGACGCCGATGCCGCGTGGCGCGCGGTATGGGATTTCGCTCCCCAGATTGCCGTCGCCGTGGTCAAGCACAACAACCCGTGCGGACTGGCCGTGGGAACCACCGTTGCCCAAGCACACCGCAAGGCACATGCCTGCGATCCAATGAGCGCCTATGGCGGTGTAATTGCCTCCAACGCCACAGTGACACTGGAGATGGCCGAATACATCCGTCCGATTTTCACTGAGGTCATTGTGGCCCCCGACTATGAGCCCGAGGCCCTCGCACTTCTCCAAGCCAAGAAGAAGAACCTGCGCATCCTCAAGGTTGCCGAACCCCCCAAGGCCAAATACCAGTTCAAGCAGATCGACGGAGGGTTGCTTGTACAGTCCACCGATCTGATTGATGCCCCGGGAGACCATCCGGATGCCTGGAAGCTTGTTGCCGGTGAGGCCGCGGATGAGCGTACGCTCAAGGATCTCGAATTCGCATGGCGCGCCATTCGTTGCGTCAAATCCAACGCGATCCTGATTGCCGACGATATGGCGACGGTAGGCATCGGCATGGGACAGGTGAACCGCGTGGATTCGGCGCATCTGGCCGTGGAACGCGCCAACACACTCGATGATGGGCACAACCGCACGAAGGGCGCGGTCGCCGCCTCCGACGCCTTCTTCCCGTTTGCCGATGGCGCCGAAATTCTCATTGACGCCGGCGTGCGCGCCATCGTGCAGCCGGGCGGATCGATTCGTGACGAGGAGGTGTTCGAAGCGGCACGCAAGGCCAATGTGACCATGTACGTCACCGGCACACGCCACTTCCTCCACTGA
- a CDS encoding DUF6350 family protein, with the protein MMKQITPWLKGVLAPVLVMVIFAIPVGVFMALALLVFAMEEGGETMSSFAVPLTRVIVLLSQGVGMHAGAITLTIVPLLLTLAMILLIRAVYSRWSTDLPAYLAGVVTWIVLCLWCSGETRIQLTDSTWLIALKCAVVFSLGFAWRAFPGSALLDKGRLYCREHISPPVRSSIHVGVRLALRLLVMFFSIGLITVLVWICLNHSGMVAMFKRMHMNTGSCILMCIMALAWLPNMALWALSWVFGGGFHIGQAASYSLWSAQIHELPSLPIFALFPHPVDNAGIRTCLMLIPVMLGFVFGLLTLLLHRGFHVRGIDPNEPVGVRDLLLRFAYPAGAFCITATLVSLMSSLAFWLANGSLGVGRLRDVGVDVMRSTNVVARPCAIGLGLSWISAIVIVAIHSLMLMMLKRRAANRTSSPLGSTDPPDDERTEHKNPHTPRVVNSTFTQKETKGDD; encoded by the coding sequence ATGATGAAGCAGATAACGCCCTGGTTGAAAGGTGTGCTCGCACCGGTTCTGGTCATGGTGATCTTCGCCATTCCGGTCGGTGTTTTCATGGCGCTGGCCCTGCTGGTCTTCGCCATGGAAGAGGGCGGCGAGACGATGTCGTCGTTTGCTGTCCCACTCACCAGAGTCATTGTGTTACTCAGTCAGGGTGTCGGCATGCATGCCGGGGCGATTACCCTGACCATCGTGCCTTTGCTCCTGACACTAGCGATGATCCTGCTAATCCGTGCCGTCTACTCCCGCTGGAGCACGGATCTGCCAGCCTATCTTGCAGGCGTGGTGACCTGGATTGTGCTCTGCCTATGGTGCAGCGGTGAAACACGCATCCAACTCACTGATTCCACTTGGCTTATCGCGCTCAAATGCGCGGTGGTGTTCTCTCTGGGCTTCGCGTGGAGAGCGTTTCCCGGCTCCGCACTGCTGGACAAGGGGCGCCTCTACTGCCGCGAACACATCTCCCCGCCAGTGCGTTCCAGCATTCATGTCGGTGTGCGTCTGGCGTTGCGGTTGCTGGTGATGTTCTTTTCCATCGGTCTGATTACCGTGCTCGTGTGGATTTGTCTGAATCATTCCGGCATGGTCGCCATGTTCAAGAGGATGCACATGAACACCGGATCGTGCATCCTCATGTGCATCATGGCCCTGGCATGGTTGCCCAATATGGCGTTATGGGCATTGTCATGGGTATTCGGCGGCGGATTCCACATTGGGCAAGCTGCCTCATATTCATTGTGGTCGGCGCAGATTCACGAGTTGCCTTCGCTTCCCATATTCGCTTTGTTCCCCCATCCTGTCGACAATGCGGGCATTCGCACCTGTCTGATGCTGATTCCGGTTATGCTGGGGTTCGTGTTCGGTTTGCTCACGTTGCTGCTCCATCGGGGTTTCCATGTGCGGGGCATTGATCCGAATGAGCCCGTGGGCGTACGCGATTTGCTGTTGCGCTTCGCATACCCGGCTGGCGCATTCTGCATCACGGCCACACTGGTCTCCCTGATGAGCAGCTTGGCATTCTGGCTGGCCAATGGGTCACTGGGAGTCGGCAGACTCCGTGATGTCGGGGTTGATGTGATGCGCTCCACGAATGTGGTGGCAAGGCCATGTGCGATTGGTCTGGGATTATCCTGGATCAGCGCGATCGTGATCGTTGCCATCCACTCGCTCATGCTCATGATGTTGAAACGACGGGCCGCAAACCGCACTTCGTCGCCGTTGGGATCCACGGATCCCCCTGATGACGAACGCACAGAACACAAAAACCCCCATACTCCACGCGTGGTCAATTCCACGTTTACGCAGAAGGAGACGAAAGGTGACGACTAA